In one Prochlorococcus marinus XMU1404 genomic region, the following are encoded:
- the trmD gene encoding tRNA (guanosine(37)-N1)-methyltransferase TrmD — translation MSGFNFDVITLFPKAFELINNLGVITRALDKNLIDVNLHDLREYGEGSYRQVDDKPYGGGAGMVLKPEPIYKAYESIRKSPKSKTLLMTPQGKVLKQKDLARWTTLDQIIIICGQYEGFDERIRCLADEEISIGDYVLSGGEIPAISIINGLTRLLPGTLGDPDSLVDESHNSSLLEYPQYTRPLTFKDMKVPDILVSGNHEEIKSWRRKKSFERTLERRSDLISNENYKKSPQSKRIIKENNQFMKFRIGNGYDIHRLVKDRDLIIGGVKLHHPESLGLDGHSDADVLSHSIMDALLGALSLGDIGKYFPPSDEKWKNADSLFLLSKVIDLVRQDGWEINNIDSVLVAERPKIMPHIKLMKKNISEILNIDENLIGIKATTNEKLGPEGREEGISCHSVVLLEKK, via the coding sequence ATGAGTGGTTTTAATTTTGATGTAATTACATTGTTCCCTAAAGCTTTTGAATTAATAAATAATTTAGGGGTCATAACAAGAGCTCTAGATAAGAATTTGATCGATGTAAATTTACATGATTTAAGAGAATATGGAGAAGGTTCTTACAGACAAGTAGACGATAAGCCTTATGGAGGAGGAGCAGGAATGGTATTAAAACCTGAACCTATTTATAAGGCTTATGAATCAATTAGAAAATCACCTAAAAGTAAAACTTTGCTGATGACCCCTCAGGGTAAAGTTTTAAAGCAAAAGGATCTTGCGAGATGGACCACTTTGGATCAAATAATAATTATTTGTGGTCAATATGAAGGTTTTGATGAAAGGATTAGATGTTTAGCTGATGAAGAGATATCGATAGGCGATTATGTCCTTTCTGGAGGTGAAATTCCTGCTATATCAATAATTAATGGTTTGACTAGGTTATTACCAGGAACTCTTGGTGATCCAGACTCCTTAGTCGATGAGAGTCATAATTCCTCTTTATTAGAATATCCTCAATACACAAGGCCTTTAACTTTTAAAGATATGAAAGTGCCAGATATTTTAGTGAGCGGTAATCATGAAGAGATTAAATCGTGGAGAAGAAAAAAAAGTTTTGAAAGAACATTGGAGAGAAGAAGTGACTTAATTTCAAATGAAAACTACAAAAAATCCCCACAAAGTAAGAGAATAATAAAAGAAAATAATCAATTCATGAAATTTAGAATAGGTAATGGATACGATATTCACAGATTAGTAAAGGATAGAGATTTAATTATTGGAGGTGTAAAATTGCATCACCCTGAAAGTTTAGGATTGGATGGGCATAGTGATGCTGATGTTTTAAGTCACTCAATAATGGACGCATTATTGGGAGCTCTTTCGTTGGGCGACATAGGAAAGTATTTCCCCCCATCTGATGAAAAATGGAAAAATGCTGATAGCTTGTTTTTGTTATCAAAAGTAATTGACTTGGTAAGACAAGATGGTTGGGAAATAAATAATATTGATAGTGTTCTTGTTGCTGAAAGGCCAAAAATCATGCCACATATAAAACTAATGAAAAAAAATATTTCTGAAATTTTAAATATTGATGAAAATTTAATTGGGATTAAAGCAACTACGAATGAAAAATTGGGTCCAGAAGGGAGAGAAGAAGGTATAAGTTGCCATTCAGTAGTTCTTCTTGAGAAAAAATGA
- a CDS encoding TIGR03792 family protein, translating into MRLNLNLKKKIQRFCLLLICLVVLIFQSDIPNLKALTMDNFQSEMVIEELRLKVPADVKAAWLNAEKEIWEPWLSSQDGFLGRQLFWDKEKEEALILVNWKSKKLWKTIPMSEVNVVQQKFEDNVKAALNVGENPFKLIYEGELDKQR; encoded by the coding sequence ATGAGATTAAATTTAAATTTGAAAAAAAAAATTCAAAGATTTTGTTTATTATTAATTTGCTTAGTAGTTTTAATTTTTCAATCTGATATTCCCAATTTAAAAGCTCTTACAATGGATAATTTTCAAAGTGAAATGGTCATAGAGGAATTAAGACTTAAAGTACCTGCTGATGTAAAAGCAGCATGGTTGAATGCTGAAAAAGAAATATGGGAGCCATGGTTATCTTCTCAGGATGGTTTTTTGGGTAGACAATTATTTTGGGATAAAGAAAAAGAAGAAGCTTTAATATTGGTAAATTGGAAAAGTAAAAAATTATGGAAAACCATACCAATGTCAGAAGTAAATGTAGTCCAACAAAAATTTGAAGATAATGTTAAAGCTGCTCTAAATGTAGGAGAAAATCCTTTTAAATTAATTTATGAGGGAGAGTTAGATAAGCAAAGATGA
- a CDS encoding thiamine phosphate synthase, with amino-acid sequence MLNSNTPNAEDLRIYQIIDANLDRAREGLRVLEDWARFGLGKEKFVERIKNFRQILGKNHLEVYKQSRNHIEDKCKGLTHQEQINRKSSEQIISSNSARVQEALRVIEEFSRLHNHELSKIASEIRYEIYTIEIDLLSLSKSKNSEEILKENDLYVITDQKDNLLEITEEILIAGARIIQHRFKKGTDKDHLQEAIQVKNLCKKYNSLFIVNDRIDIALASNADGIHLGQNDLDLKTARKLLGYSKIIGISANNKIDISNALKEGCDYIGIGPVFETATKKNKKPIGIEKIKTLTKDLNIPWFAIGGIKSDNISYLKSNGFKKVALVSQLMNSEDPREDAIMILKELSHEN; translated from the coding sequence ATGTTGAATTCTAATACTCCAAACGCTGAAGATTTAAGAATTTATCAAATTATTGATGCAAATCTAGATAGAGCTAGAGAAGGATTAAGAGTACTAGAGGATTGGGCTAGATTTGGACTAGGCAAAGAAAAATTTGTTGAAAGGATTAAAAATTTTAGACAAATATTAGGTAAAAACCATTTAGAAGTTTATAAACAATCTAGGAATCATATTGAGGACAAATGCAAAGGCTTGACTCATCAAGAGCAAATCAACAGAAAAAGCTCTGAGCAAATTATAAGTTCTAATTCAGCTAGAGTTCAAGAGGCATTAAGAGTCATAGAAGAATTCTCAAGACTACATAATCATGAACTTTCAAAAATCGCTTCGGAAATTAGATATGAAATTTATACCATAGAAATCGACTTATTAAGCTTAAGCAAGTCTAAGAATTCAGAGGAAATATTAAAAGAAAATGACTTATATGTAATCACTGATCAAAAGGACAATTTATTAGAAATAACAGAAGAGATTTTAATTGCGGGAGCAAGAATCATTCAACATAGATTTAAAAAAGGAACTGATAAAGATCATCTTCAAGAAGCAATTCAGGTTAAAAATTTATGTAAAAAATATAATTCTTTGTTCATCGTTAATGACAGAATTGATATAGCTCTAGCATCTAATGCGGATGGAATTCATCTTGGACAAAATGATTTAGACCTAAAAACCGCAAGAAAATTACTAGGATATTCAAAAATTATTGGTATAAGTGCAAATAATAAAATTGATATTTCTAATGCTCTTAAGGAAGGTTGCGATTACATAGGAATAGGACCAGTATTTGAAACTGCAACAAAAAAGAACAAAAAACCTATAGGTATTGAAAAAATCAAAACATTAACAAAAGATTTAAATATTCCATGGTTTGCCATCGGAGGAATTAAGTCAGATAATATTTCATATTTAAAAAGCAATGGGTTTAAAAAAGTTGCCTTAGTTTCGCAATTAATGAATTCTGAAGATCCTAGGGAAGACGCTATTATGATTCTAAAAGAATTGTCTCATGAAAATTAA
- a CDS encoding DUF3611 family protein, which produces MSDKIDFQSLSFGMRRIGWIRFWIQSILGVVVTAVLLFSNVVNNSEGQLGLAPGLSLTTISLILLLFSLWQGWLIVRAGRAIASNARPSRGQTSKLIKRGLIVDLLGILFGLIGYQALMGALFIQASSQTTGQLITATSDIPITGLEILSVLSNTQIIAAHFFGLCFSLWLLRRIYK; this is translated from the coding sequence ATGTCTGACAAAATTGATTTTCAGTCGCTTTCATTTGGAATGCGGCGCATTGGATGGATACGCTTTTGGATTCAATCCATTTTAGGTGTTGTTGTTACAGCTGTTTTGCTTTTTTCAAATGTTGTAAACAATAGCGAAGGACAGCTTGGTTTGGCACCTGGACTATCTCTTACAACAATATCTTTAATATTACTACTTTTTAGTCTTTGGCAAGGTTGGTTAATTGTTAGAGCTGGTAGAGCAATCGCGAGCAACGCAAGACCCTCAAGAGGACAAACAAGTAAATTAATAAAAAGAGGTCTAATTGTTGATTTGTTAGGGATTTTGTTTGGATTAATTGGATATCAAGCACTTATGGGTGCCCTATTTATTCAGGCATCCTCTCAAACAACTGGACAATTGATAACAGCGACTTCTGATATACCAATTACTGGACTTGAGATTTTATCAGTGCTCAGTAATACTCAAATTATTGCTGCTCATTTCTTTGGACTTTGCTTTTCTTTATGGCTTTTAAGAAGGATCTACAAATGA
- the larB gene encoding nickel pincer cofactor biosynthesis protein LarB, producing MNFDIMFDFQRRERLGLIEAIWGQDKSIDQLKRLSESVLSKNEVVFITRINSEKANYLLDLHDDARFYEEANCLIIGKNLNKINTNKKVAIISGGSSDLAVTLEAQLALEIYGVKCQSFIDVGVAGLHRLMGQLEEINKYNVLIVCAGMEGALATVVGGLLPQPIIAVPVSVGYGVSKDGGTALNSMLSSCSPGIAVMNIDNGYGAAMAALRIIKSIS from the coding sequence ATGAATTTTGATATCATGTTTGATTTTCAAAGAAGAGAGAGGCTTGGACTTATTGAGGCTATTTGGGGGCAAGACAAGAGTATCGACCAATTAAAGAGATTATCTGAAAGTGTATTAAGTAAAAATGAGGTTGTCTTCATTACCAGGATTAATAGTGAGAAGGCTAATTATCTTTTGGATTTGCATGATGATGCACGTTTCTATGAAGAAGCAAATTGCCTAATAATTGGGAAAAATTTGAATAAAATCAATACAAATAAAAAAGTTGCTATAATTTCAGGAGGCTCAAGTGATTTGGCAGTAACACTTGAAGCACAATTAGCGCTTGAAATTTATGGAGTGAAGTGTCAATCTTTTATAGATGTTGGAGTAGCTGGACTTCATCGATTAATGGGTCAGTTAGAAGAAATTAATAAATATAATGTATTAATAGTTTGTGCTGGGATGGAAGGAGCCTTGGCAACAGTTGTGGGTGGATTATTGCCACAACCCATTATTGCAGTGCCTGTCTCAGTTGGCTACGGAGTTAGTAAGGACGGGGGTACTGCATTAAATAGTATGTTGTCAAGTTGTTCTCCAGGTATTGCAGTTATGAATATAGATAATGGTTACGGAGCGGCAATGGCTGCTCTGAGAATTATTAAAAGTATTTCCTAG
- the thiS gene encoding sulfur carrier protein ThiS, with protein MKIKVNGEEKKIELDQENALLSKALNLMGYKPNTIVVELNNLIINSIKWEKVKLKDGDNLEIVSIVGGG; from the coding sequence ATGAAAATTAAAGTAAATGGAGAAGAAAAAAAAATAGAACTTGATCAAGAAAATGCTCTACTATCCAAAGCTTTAAATTTAATGGGATATAAACCCAACACAATTGTTGTAGAGCTAAATAATTTAATTATTAATTCAATAAAATGGGAAAAAGTGAAACTTAAAGATGGGGATAATTTAGAAATCGTTTCAATAGTTGGCGGTGGTTAA
- a CDS encoding bifunctional riboflavin kinase/FAD synthetase, which produces MISLISPSEVKNPTSIAIGSFDGLHAGHRKLIESVVEENQYTPTIASFWPHPREVLYNETRLRLDLPYEKLPILEELGIEQLVMIPFDKELSKLSAERFIGDILINQLQAKNISVGANFKFGFKRSGDINTIKNAIKDTDIKLKIIPILEDKEGRISSSRIRDLLERSDLKNAFKILNRSYSFKGKVVKGKGIGKNIGWPTANLEIDGRKFLPGEGVYAAWTTIENTNQKIASVMNLGSQPTIDPLLPSAVEVHLINKDVNLYGLNLSVEPVEKLRSQIQFKNIDQLSNQIKKDRENALRIFKTNKK; this is translated from the coding sequence TTGATCTCTTTAATATCGCCATCTGAAGTAAAGAATCCTACTTCAATAGCTATTGGAAGTTTTGATGGCTTACACGCTGGACATAGGAAATTAATAGAAAGCGTAGTTGAAGAAAATCAATACACCCCAACAATTGCAAGCTTTTGGCCTCATCCTAGAGAAGTTCTGTACAATGAGACGCGCCTTAGACTTGATCTGCCTTACGAAAAACTACCAATTCTTGAAGAACTCGGGATTGAACAATTAGTTATGATTCCTTTTGATAAGGAACTATCTAAATTAAGTGCAGAAAGATTTATAGGAGATATTTTGATAAATCAATTACAAGCAAAAAATATTTCTGTAGGTGCTAATTTTAAATTTGGGTTTAAAAGAAGTGGGGACATAAATACTATAAAAAATGCAATTAAAGATACGGATATAAAACTAAAAATTATTCCAATTTTAGAAGACAAAGAAGGTAGAATCAGCAGCAGCAGAATAAGAGATTTGTTAGAGAGAAGTGATCTGAAAAATGCTTTCAAGATTCTTAATAGGTCTTATAGCTTTAAGGGGAAGGTTGTCAAAGGTAAAGGGATTGGGAAAAATATAGGATGGCCAACCGCAAATCTTGAAATAGATGGCAGAAAGTTTTTACCTGGAGAAGGGGTCTATGCAGCTTGGACAACTATAGAAAATACCAACCAAAAAATTGCATCTGTTATGAATCTTGGCTCTCAACCAACAATAGATCCATTATTGCCATCTGCAGTTGAAGTTCATTTAATAAATAAAGATGTTAATCTATATGGTTTAAATCTATCTGTAGAACCAGTTGAAAAGCTTAGATCTCAAATCCAATTCAAAAATATAGATCAACTTTCTAATCAAATTAAAAAAGATAGAGAGAATGCTCTAAGAATTTTTAAAACCAATAAAAAATAA
- the era gene encoding GTPase Era, giving the protein MTNYRSGFVTLLGRPNVGKSTLINKLIGEKITITSPIAQTTRNKLKGILTTNDGQIIFVDTPGVHKPHHRLGEILVKNAKSAINGVDMVIFVIDSSEEPGRGDEYILNFLLANKTEFIVALNKWDLVNKEFRNLRLDQYRRFFGINRNFQVVSASQGEGCSELVDMALNFLPEGPKLYGEETICDQPLDNLLSDLVREQVLKNTREEVPHSVAVKIEKREEIKRKNGKVFTAILATIIVERSTQKGILIGKKGSMLKMIGQSARSNMSKLIDGPVHLELFVKVVPNWRKKESRLIEFGFEEEF; this is encoded by the coding sequence TTGACCAATTATAGATCTGGGTTTGTAACTTTACTAGGAAGGCCAAATGTGGGTAAATCTACTTTAATAAATAAATTGATTGGAGAAAAAATAACAATTACTTCTCCAATAGCGCAAACTACAAGAAATAAATTAAAGGGAATACTTACTACAAACGATGGGCAAATAATTTTTGTCGATACGCCTGGCGTGCATAAACCTCATCATCGACTTGGTGAGATATTAGTAAAAAACGCAAAATCTGCAATTAATGGAGTTGATATGGTCATTTTTGTAATTGATTCAAGTGAAGAACCTGGAAGAGGTGATGAATATATTTTGAACTTTCTGCTCGCAAATAAAACTGAGTTTATTGTTGCATTAAATAAGTGGGATTTGGTAAATAAAGAATTTAGGAATTTACGATTAGATCAATATAGAAGATTTTTTGGAATTAATAGAAACTTTCAAGTTGTAAGTGCTTCTCAAGGTGAAGGATGTTCTGAACTAGTCGATATGGCTCTAAATTTTCTTCCTGAGGGACCAAAACTTTATGGCGAAGAGACGATTTGCGACCAACCATTAGATAACTTATTATCTGATTTAGTAAGAGAACAGGTATTAAAAAATACAAGAGAAGAAGTACCTCATAGTGTCGCAGTAAAGATAGAAAAGAGAGAGGAAATTAAAAGGAAAAATGGAAAAGTTTTTACAGCTATTTTGGCTACTATTATTGTTGAAAGGTCCACTCAAAAAGGCATTCTTATTGGAAAGAAAGGTTCAATGTTAAAAATGATTGGTCAGTCAGCAAGATCAAATATGTCAAAATTAATTGATGGTCCAGTTCACCTAGAGTTGTTTGTGAAAGTTGTTCCAAATTGGAGAAAAAAAGAATCAAGGTTAATTGAGTTTGGTTTCGAGGAAGAATTCTAG